CCAAAGAAGAAAATAGCTATAAAACATGCATTTACATTAATGGAAAATAAATCTAATTCAAAGTTAGTAAAGAAGATTTTATCAATAGTAAGTAGATCATTCATTTCTAAGTTTAAAGTACTCTACCCTCCTTTGGATATTTTTTGGGTAATATTTGAGAAAAAAAAGCATCATGAATAATAAACCTTTTATAACTCTAGTCATTCCTGCATATAACGAGGAGGCTATTATTAATGACAACATTAATCAAGTTGTTGAGTACCTACAAAAGCTAGATAAGTATAAGTGGGAAATAGTTTTAATAAATGATGGTAGTAAGGATAAAACAGGTGAAATAGCGGACAAGCTTGAACATGAATTTGAATTTCTTCGAGTGATCCATCATCCCGTTAATTTGAATTTGGGTCGCGCTATTCAAACAGGATTTAAAAATGCGAAAGGAGAGATCATTGTTGTTCTTGATATTGATTTAAGCTATTCAGTTGATCATATTGAAAAACTAGTTGTACGCCAAATCGAAGCACAAGCTGATATTGTTCTTGCTTCTTGTTATATGAAGGGTGGGAAGGTATCTAATGTGCCATTTAAACGGGCGGTAATGAGCAAATTTGCTAACAAGTTTATGCGCTTTGCAGCCCAGGATAAGTATTACACTTATACATCAATGGTAAGGGCATATAAGTCTACTTTTATAAAAACTCTTAATTTAAAAACTAGGGATTACGAAATAAATCCTGAAATATTATATAAAGGAATGATTCTACGAGCCAGAATTGAAGAAATTCCAGCTCATTTAAACTGGATTAAGCAAGAAGAAATTGGAAAAAAGAGAAGCTCGAGCATAAAACTCCTTTGGGGTGTAGTTTCAAGCTTAATGTCTGGATTTATCTTTCGACCTCACATATATTTTGTAGCTACCGGGGTTTTTACCATGATAATTTCCTTATATATTATTGTTTGGATATTGATCAATACTTTCCAGGTTTATCCGGAAATAGTAATTGAAAATCATTATTTTGACGACATATTTACAAGCGCAGTTGCTACTGTATTTAAAGAACGCCCATATTCATTTCTTGTTGGAGGGTTTACTTTTGTAGTCTCTATGCAGCTTCTTAGTTTAGGATTTATTGCATTACAGAATAAACGGTATTTTG
Above is a genomic segment from Bacteroidota bacterium containing:
- a CDS encoding glycosyltransferase family 2 protein, with amino-acid sequence MNNKPFITLVIPAYNEEAIINDNINQVVEYLQKLDKYKWEIVLINDGSKDKTGEIADKLEHEFEFLRVIHHPVNLNLGRAIQTGFKNAKGEIIVVLDIDLSYSVDHIEKLVVRQIEAQADIVLASCYMKGGKVSNVPFKRAVMSKFANKFMRFAAQDKYYTYTSMVRAYKSTFIKTLNLKTRDYEINPEILYKGMILRARIEEIPAHLNWIKQEEIGKKRSSSIKLLWGVVSSLMSGFIFRPHIYFVATGVFTMIISLYIIVWILINTFQVYPEIVIENHYFDDIFTSAVATVFKERPYSFLVGGFTFVVSMQLLSLGFIALQNKRYFEEMFHLSTSIFKNLKNEKKHP